GGGCCGGGGTCCTCTCCCCTGCGAAGCGCCCCCGTCCCCAGCCGGAGCAGCCGGTCCGCGGCGGCGTAGACGGGGAACAGCACCAGATCGTGCAGCACCACCGCGGCCAGGAACCAGACCAGCATGCGGGTGGCGCTCGGATTCGGCACGAGCAGCAGCACCGCGTAAGCGGTCAGCGCGAACGCCCCGGACACCACCAGCAGCTGGGAAGGGCTCGCACCGTAGACCGTTGAGAACCGTCGTAGCACAGCCGGCACCTCAATCGCCGCCGAATTCGATGTCGCGCACCCACTTGGTGTTGTGCACTCCCGGTAGCGCGGGGACTATCACCCGGGCCGGATAGCCGTGGTCCATGGACAGGTCGACGCCGTTGACCCGCAGGGCCAACAGCGCGTCGGGATCGAGCACCTGGTTGGACTGCAGCGTTGCGGCCCGGAACGCACCGACGGTCTCGATCGAACTCACCCTGGCCCAACCCGGATCGGGCGTTCCGGCCAGCTCCGCCAGGTCCCGTAGTCGCACCCCGCTCCAGCGCTGGGTCGTGGCCCAACCCTCCACGCAGGCTATCGGCAGGGTCGCGGTGTGCTGCGGCATGGCCAGCAGTTCCCGGCGGGAGAACCTCCTTCGCCCGTTCTGGGAACGCAGCACGAGCCGCCAGTCCGCTCCGGTCTCGTCCGGATCGATCCGTGCGGCGACAGCGGTGCGGTTGACCTGGAAGTCGTTGGGGCCGGAGCCCAGCGTTCTGCCTCGGGGCAACAGCAGGGCGGTCCGCCGCAAGGGCCCGCCCACCACCTGGCCGATGCTGAGCACCCCCAGCAGCAGCGATCCGGCTCCGACCAGGCCGAGCGCGCCACGGCGACCCATCGTGGGGACAGCCGGTTCGGCGGCCACCAGGCCGGTGCTGTCCAGCGGCTCGGGCCGGGTCGCGCTTCTGGGGGTACGCAGCTCGGAGCGCAGGGAGCGGGAGCGCAGCGCGGCGACCATGTGGGGGAGCTTGACAACGACGTGCACCACGAACCCCGCGATGAACACCCAGGCCCCGTAGTAGTGGGCGGTGTAGAAGCTGAACCCGAACACGTAGTCGTACTGGATGTTGAGCACCCCGGTGACGATCTCGAACAGCACACCGCCGACCAGCAACAGCAACGAGAGGCGTTCCAGGAGCTTCGCGGGGGAACGGGCCGGTGGCCACTCGAACAGTTTCGGGACCACCGACCAGAGCTTGGCCAGCACCACCGGGATGAGCACCAGCCCGAGGATCACGTGCGTCCCCTGGTTCAGCACGTACAACCAGGCGGGGCTGGTGGGCCACTCGAACGGGGGCAACCGCAGCCAGCCGACCTCCCGGGGAAAGGCCTGGCCGAACCGCGGCCCGTAGGCGATGTAGGAGAGCAGGCCGGTGATGGTCACCAGCGGCAGGGTTACCAGCAGCACCGCACCGAGAACCGAGGTCAGCCAGGGGCCTCGCAACGGGCTGCGCCATGTCCGAGTCCTGCGCGCCCCCGAGGGGCGGAGCCGGGTCAGCGAGCGCCACACCCCCGCCGGGAAACCGAACCCCAGTTCCTCCAGGGGATCACGCCGCCCCGTCGCGGGCGGGGCGGGCTCGGCGCGCGCCGGGGACGGTGGTGGGGACATACCGACGGCCCGGAAAGTGGCTTCCAGCTGGTAAGGGGCGGCAAGGCACACCTGCGGCACCTCCGGATGAGGGTTCCGGAGGGCAGTGTAGGACGACGCGGTGCCCGACCGGGGCATTTTCGGAGCGGAAACCCCCGGAGACCGTATGGACGTGCTCGTGAGGCTCCGCCGTATCCTGGAGCTATGGCCAAGCAGGACCGGGCCGCCAAGAAGGAAGCGGCCAAACAGAAACGGCAGGCGTCGAGCGGTCGTTTTAAACAGCTGTTCGAGGCGTTCAAGATGCAACGCCGGGAGGACCGGCTGCTCGTACCGCTCATGCTGGCGGTACTGCTCGGTGCGGCAGTCGTCGCGTTCCTGCTCGGTCTCGTCTGGGGGCTGGAGTGGTTCTTCCTGCCCGTGGGCGTCGCGTTCGGCGCGCTGGGCGCGGTGATCGTGTTCGGCAGACGCGTGCAGCGCAACGTCTACAGCAAGGCCAGTGGCCAGCCCGGGGCCGCGGGTTGGGCGCTGGAGAACATGCGCGGCAAGTGGGAACTGACCCAGGGCGTCACCGGGACCAGCCAACTGGACGCGGTCCACCGAGTGGTGGGCAAACCGGGCATCGTGCTGGTCGGCGAAGGGGAACCCCACCGGGTCAAGAGCCTGATGTCCCAGGAGAAGAAGCGGATCTCGCGCCTGGTCGGCGACACCCCCATCTACGAGATCATGGTCGGTGACGGTCAGGATCAGGTTCCGCTGCGCAAGCTGCAGTCCAACATCATGAAGCTGCCCCGCAACATCAACGCCGGGCAGATCGCCTCGTTGGAGAAGCAGCTCGAGGCGCTGGGCAGCAGGGCGAACCCGATGCCGAAGGGTCCGGCTCCGCAGGGCGCGAAGATGCGCAACATGCAGCGCGCGAGCCGCAGGAAGTAACGGAGTACGGCAGAGCGCGGCGCGCGCCGCGCTTTCCGTTCGATGACGGGCGGATCACCCGCCATCTCCGAACGAGCGAAGCGGTCCACCGCCGGGTCGCGAGCGGGACGGCAACCACCACGGGCGGCACCGCCCTCCCGCTCAGCGGCTGGTCAGCGGCGCAGCACCACGGTGCCGCTGAGCCGGTCGTGCCACGAGCGGCCGTCCATGT
The nucleotide sequence above comes from Actinopolyspora erythraea. Encoded proteins:
- a CDS encoding molybdopterin-dependent oxidoreductase, with the protein product MSPPPSPARAEPAPPATGRRDPLEELGFGFPAGVWRSLTRLRPSGARRTRTWRSPLRGPWLTSVLGAVLLVTLPLVTITGLLSYIAYGPRFGQAFPREVGWLRLPPFEWPTSPAWLYVLNQGTHVILGLVLIPVVLAKLWSVVPKLFEWPPARSPAKLLERLSLLLLVGGVLFEIVTGVLNIQYDYVFGFSFYTAHYYGAWVFIAGFVVHVVVKLPHMVAALRSRSLRSELRTPRSATRPEPLDSTGLVAAEPAVPTMGRRGALGLVGAGSLLLGVLSIGQVVGGPLRRTALLLPRGRTLGSGPNDFQVNRTAVAARIDPDETGADWRLVLRSQNGRRRFSRRELLAMPQHTATLPIACVEGWATTQRWSGVRLRDLAELAGTPDPGWARVSSIETVGAFRAATLQSNQVLDPDALLALRVNGVDLSMDHGYPARVIVPALPGVHNTKWVRDIEFGGD
- a CDS encoding DUF4191 domain-containing protein, whose product is MAKQDRAAKKEAAKQKRQASSGRFKQLFEAFKMQRREDRLLVPLMLAVLLGAAVVAFLLGLVWGLEWFFLPVGVAFGALGAVIVFGRRVQRNVYSKASGQPGAAGWALENMRGKWELTQGVTGTSQLDAVHRVVGKPGIVLVGEGEPHRVKSLMSQEKKRISRLVGDTPIYEIMVGDGQDQVPLRKLQSNIMKLPRNINAGQIASLEKQLEALGSRANPMPKGPAPQGAKMRNMQRASRRK